In a single window of the Arachis hypogaea cultivar Tifrunner chromosome 6, arahy.Tifrunner.gnm2.J5K5, whole genome shotgun sequence genome:
- the LOC112696023 gene encoding tRNA-uridine aminocarboxypropyltransferase A, which yields MHCMAPEKEDDGTATSPEPQPSPSGRSICSSCHRPNPVCLCHVLPPHPIEISTQLLILHHPHEAHHKLSTTPLLIRSLLRATAVTGRRLRPGLSPLLDRSHPPSVIYLFPATSSTPAVDISDLNVQDLTRNGERELVLIAFDGTWKHAREMVKASEEFLQSRFAVRVCLGVDETVSGGSIYDSELILRKEPFSGCVSTMEAVARVLRVLEPNGVEVESMLIEILREMVRLQAGFLKPMNPRPKLLKKAKEKEKKMMEKDEI from the coding sequence ATGCACTGCATGGCACCAGAGAAAGAAGACGACGGCACCGCCACGTCGCCGGAACCACAGCCGTCACCTAGCGGCCGCTCCATCTGCTCCTCCTGCCACCGCCCTAATCCGGTATGCCTCTGCCACGTGCTTCCCCCTCACCCCATCGAAATCTCCACACAACTCCTCATCCTCCACCACCCTCACGAGGCGCACCACAAGCTCTCCACAACTCCTCTCCTCATTCGATCCCTTCTCCGCGCCACCGCCGTCACCGGCCGCCGTCTCCGCCCCGGCCTCTCCCCCTTGCTCGACCGATCTCATCCTCCTTCCGTTATCTACCTCTTTCCGGCAACATCCTCCACTCCGGCCGTCGACATCTCCGACCTGAACGTGCAGGACCTCACGCGAAACGGCGAGAGAGAGCTTGTGTTGATCGCGTTCGACGGCACGTGGAAGCACGCGCGTGAGATGGTGAAGGCGAGCGAGGAGTTCCTCCAATCTAGGTTCGCTGTTAGGGTTTGTTTGGGAGTAGATGAGACCGTGAGTGGCGGAAGCATCTACGATTCGGAGTTAATTCTGAGAAAGGAACCGTTTTCTGGTTGCGTGAGTACCATGGAGGCCGTGGCTAGGGTTTTGAGGGTTCTTGAGCCGAATGGAGTTGAAGTTGAGAGCATGCTGATTGAGATTTTGAGGGAGATGGTGAGGTTGCAGGCTGGGTTCTTGAAGCCGATGAATCCGAGGCCGAAATTGCTGAAGAAGGCtaaggaaaaagagaagaaaatgatggaaaaagatgagatttga
- the LOC112696024 gene encoding cytoplasmic tRNA 2-thiolation protein 2 encodes MACNGSGCQSGCYKDEEEPKRENPAVPTKTDSASNGNICVKCKLNDSVSGYGGIDDGRFCADCFRSNLFGKFRYAVTSNAMISPTDKVLVAFSGGPSSRIALQYVHDLQERAQKNFDACRDRSLPVFGVGVVFIDESAVVPIPSGEMDEAVGFVSSVVSCLAPPKKELHVVPIETIYSSNSSDGKDRLLKILNAVSDPTGREDLLVNIRMLALQKVASEFGYNRLVLGSCISRIASHVISATVKGQGYSLPADIQYVDARWEIPVVLPLRDCFAQEINMLCRLDGLKTLKLSTSPSSTINGLVSSFVQLLQEENPSRESTIVRTAGKLIPFQFNKIPEITDGHVPLATRRRQKRYNLKSNESVSSESFCPLCNSPLDKSEIVNRSNHDNGSTGEFFYAACCSSCQYQILPRDSTTMEQFYTDLPQSIVSRSEEANNCNLSLLREQIQDCLLSDDEEET; translated from the exons ATGGCGTGTAACGGCTCTGGTTGCCAATCCGGTTGCTACAAAGACGAAGAAGAACCGAAGCGTGAGAATCCAGCAGTTCCAACAAAAACCGATTCAGCGAGCAATGGGAACATCTGCGTCAAGTGCAAGCTGAACGACTCTGTTTCGGGTTACGGCGGCATCGACGATGGTCGCTTCTGCGCTGATTGCTTCAGGAGCAACCTGTTTGGGAAGTTCAGATACGCGGTCACCTCGAACGCCATGATCTCTCCCACCGATAAGGTCCTTGTTGCATTCTCAGGTGGCCCTTCTTCAAG GATAGCTTTGCAGTATGTGCATGATTTGCAAGAGAGGGCACAGAAGAATTTTGATGCCTGTAGAGATAGGTCGTTGCCTGTGTTTGGTGTTGGAGTGGTGTTTATAGATGAGAGTGCTGTTGTGCCGATTCCTTCTGGTGAGATGGATGAGGCGGTTGGATTTGTTTCTTCGGTTGTTTCGTGTTTAGCCCCGCCAAAGAAGGAGTTGCATGTTGTTCCTATTGAGACAATTTACTCGTCCAATTCTAGTGACGGAAAGGACAGGCTGTTAAAGATTCTGAATGCTGTGAGTGATCCCACTGGAAGGGAGGATTTGTTGGTTAATATTCGCATGTTGGCACTTCAAAAG GTTGCTTCTGAATTTGGTTATAACAGACTTGTTCTAGGATCATGCATTTCAAGAATTGCTTCTCATGTCATTTCAGCCACTGTGAAG GGTCAGGGATATTCATTACCTGCAGATATACAGTATGTTGATGCTCGATGGGAAATTCCAGTTGTGCTTCCTCTACGTGATTGTTTCGCTCAAGAGATCAACATGCTTTGCCGCCTTGATGG TCTAAAGACTTTAAAGTTGTCTACAAGTCCAAGCTCTACCATCAATGGCTTGGTCTCATCATTTGTACAATTATTGCAG GAAGAAAACCCATCTAGAGAGAGCACAATTGTGAGAACAGCTGGGAAACTCATTCCTTTCCAATTTAACAAGATTCCCGAGATCACTGATGGTCATGTTCCCTTGGCAACTCGAAGACGCCAAAAGAGATATAATCTCAAATCGAATGAATCTGTTTCCTCGGAATCTTTCTGTCCTCTCTGCAATAGCCCACTTGATAAGTCTGAGATTGTTAATCGAAGCAACCATGATAATGGTAGCACTGGTGAATTTTTTTATGCTGCTTGCTGTTCTAGTTGTCAGTATCAGATACTTCCAAGAGATTCCACGACAATGGAGCAATTTTATACGGATTTACCCCAATCTATAGTTTCCAGATCAGAGGAAGCAAACAATTGTAACTTGAGTCTGCTAAG GGAACAAATACAAGATTGCTTGCTttcagatgatgaagaagaaactTAG
- the LOC112696026 gene encoding uncharacterized protein isoform X1, producing MGFPDASKDLSSEMEVDAFRRLFPLKYFERHLAEAIRPDGRPLGKARDTTVVLGAVASANGSALVKIGSTTMLTAIKMEVMTPSLESPDEGCIAIDFHMPPICSPIVRPGRPAEAAPVISKQLSDTISSSGSIDLKELSLVTGKAAWMAYLDVYCLDADGALFDAALLSAVAALSHLQIPAVAMNDDGKIVLLSEDDGQKKAQEPVNKEKRNLTLRSIPFSLTCILHKNYILVDPTAEEESVMETVVTIALDTSGQLVSLYKPGGPVLAFTSAIQDCVALTRQRVKELKGILEEANSTMQVE from the exons ATGGGATTTCCAGATGCTTCCAAGGATCTTTCATCAGAAATGGAGGTTGATGCCTTTAGGCGCCTTTTCCCACTTAAATATTTTGAGCGTCATCTTGCCGAAGCTATACGTCCTGATGGTAGACCACTTGGGAAAGCTAGAGATACAACTGTAGTTCTTG GCGCTGTTGCATCTGCTAACGGTTCAGCACTTGTAAAGATTGGATCAACT ACTATGCTGACCGCTATTAAGATGGAAGTTATGACACCATCCTTGGAATCACCAGATGAGGGATGTATAG CTATTGATTTCCACATGCCTCCAATTTGTTCTCCAATTGTTAGACCTGGAAGGCCTGCTGAAGCAGCACCAGTTATTTCAAAGCAATTGTCTGACACTATTTCCAG TTCTGGAAGTATTGATTTAAAAGAGCTGTCTTTGGTTACTGGAAAAGCTGCATGGATGGCTTACTTG GATGTCTATTGTTTGGATGCTGATGGTGCTCTTTTTGATGCAGCTTTACTTTCGGCAGTAGCTGCCTTATCTCATT TGCAAATACCTGCCGTTGCAATGAATGATGATGGCAAAATAGTGCTCTTGTCCGAGGATGATGGACAAAAGAAGGCACAAGAGCCAGTTAATAAAGAGAAAAGGAATCTTACACTAAGAAGCATTCCATTCTCGTTGACGTGCATACTCCACAAGAACTACATCTTGGTAGATCCCACTGCTGAAGAAGAATCCGTTATGGAAACCGTGGTTACTATAGCTTTAGATACATCTGGCCAACTTGTATCCCTTTACAAGCCTGGTGGCCCAGTTCTTGCCTTCACATCTGCTATCCAG GACTGTGTTGCATTGACTAGGCAAAGAGTAAAGGAACTAAAGGGCATCTTAGAGGAAGCAAATTCTACTATGCAAGTTGAGTAG
- the LOC112696026 gene encoding uncharacterized protein isoform X2 has translation MEVDAFRRLFPLKYFERHLAEAIRPDGRPLGKARDTTVVLGAVASANGSALVKIGSTTMLTAIKMEVMTPSLESPDEGCIAIDFHMPPICSPIVRPGRPAEAAPVISKQLSDTISSSGSIDLKELSLVTGKAAWMAYLDVYCLDADGALFDAALLSAVAALSHLQIPAVAMNDDGKIVLLSEDDGQKKAQEPVNKEKRNLTLRSIPFSLTCILHKNYILVDPTAEEESVMETVVTIALDTSGQLVSLYKPGGPVLAFTSAIQDCVALTRQRVKELKGILEEANSTMQVE, from the exons ATGGAGGTTGATGCCTTTAGGCGCCTTTTCCCACTTAAATATTTTGAGCGTCATCTTGCCGAAGCTATACGTCCTGATGGTAGACCACTTGGGAAAGCTAGAGATACAACTGTAGTTCTTG GCGCTGTTGCATCTGCTAACGGTTCAGCACTTGTAAAGATTGGATCAACT ACTATGCTGACCGCTATTAAGATGGAAGTTATGACACCATCCTTGGAATCACCAGATGAGGGATGTATAG CTATTGATTTCCACATGCCTCCAATTTGTTCTCCAATTGTTAGACCTGGAAGGCCTGCTGAAGCAGCACCAGTTATTTCAAAGCAATTGTCTGACACTATTTCCAG TTCTGGAAGTATTGATTTAAAAGAGCTGTCTTTGGTTACTGGAAAAGCTGCATGGATGGCTTACTTG GATGTCTATTGTTTGGATGCTGATGGTGCTCTTTTTGATGCAGCTTTACTTTCGGCAGTAGCTGCCTTATCTCATT TGCAAATACCTGCCGTTGCAATGAATGATGATGGCAAAATAGTGCTCTTGTCCGAGGATGATGGACAAAAGAAGGCACAAGAGCCAGTTAATAAAGAGAAAAGGAATCTTACACTAAGAAGCATTCCATTCTCGTTGACGTGCATACTCCACAAGAACTACATCTTGGTAGATCCCACTGCTGAAGAAGAATCCGTTATGGAAACCGTGGTTACTATAGCTTTAGATACATCTGGCCAACTTGTATCCCTTTACAAGCCTGGTGGCCCAGTTCTTGCCTTCACATCTGCTATCCAG GACTGTGTTGCATTGACTAGGCAAAGAGTAAAGGAACTAAAGGGCATCTTAGAGGAAGCAAATTCTACTATGCAAGTTGAGTAG
- the LOC112696027 gene encoding insulin-degrading enzyme-like 1, peroxisomal: MVAGMEGAAEIVKARTDKRDYRRIILPNSLQVLLISDPDTDKCAASMDVGVGSFSDPAGLEGLAHFLEHMLFYASEKYPVEDSYSKYITEHGGSTNAFTSAEHTNYHFDVNTDGFEEALDRFSQFFTKPLMSPDATTREIKAVDSENQKNLLSDPWRMNQLQKHLSSEDHPYHKFSTGNRDTLEVKPKEKGLDTRNELLKFYEHNYSANIMCLVVYTNESLDKIQNIVEVKFQNIRNTNRSPFHPPGQPCKSEHLQILVKTVPIKQGHKLRILWPVTPEIRHYNEGPCRYLGHLIGHEGEGSLYYILKTLGWATGLSAGESDWSLDFAFFKVSIELTDVGHEHIQDIIGLLFKYVELLQHSGVCEWIFEELSAVCETKFHYQDKVPPIDYVVHISSNMQLYPPKDWLIGSSLPTKFSPSVIKMVLDQLSPNNVRIFWESKNFEGHTDRVEPWYGTKYSIEKISSSVIQEWVHSSPDQNLHLPAPNIFIPTDLSLKPVQEKVKFPVLLSRSSYSALWYKPDTLFSTPKAYVKIDFNCPYAGSSPEAEVLTHIFTQLLMDYLNEYAYYAQVAGLNYGVNHTDSGFQVTVLGYNHKLRILLETIIEKISTFRVQTDRFSVIKEMVTKEYENSKYQQPYQQAMYYCSLILQDQTWPWMEQLEVLPLLQPEDLSKFVPAMLSRSFLEFYVAGNIEGNEAELMVRHIEDVLFKCSKPLCQPLFPSQHVTNRVVKLESGTSYFYPSECLNPNDENSALVHYIQVGRDDFKLNVKLQLFALVAKQAAFHQLRSVEQLGYITVLMQRNDCGIRGLQFIIQSTVKGPGNIDQRVEAFLNMFEAKLLEMTADDFKSNVNALIDMKLEKHKNLREESAFFWREITDGTLRFDRKDFEVEALRQLTLQELIDFFNEYVKVGAPQKKTLSIRVYGNLHSDDYKAETSQPDSAKIENVFSFRKSQSLYGSFKGLSGQMKL; the protein is encoded by the exons atggtAGCGGGAATGGAAGGAGCTGCAGAGATCGTGAAGGCGCGTACGGACAAGAGGGATTACAGAAGGATCATCCTTCCCAACTCCCTTCAGGTCCTTCTCATCTCCGATCCCGACACCGACAAG TGTGCTGCTTCCATGGACGTTGGAGTAGGTTCCTTCAGCGACCCTGCTGGCCTCGAAGGCCTTGCCCATTTCCtag AGCACATGCTGTTTTATGCCAGTGAAAAGTATCCGGTGGAAGATAGCTACTCCAAGTATATCACTGAG CATGGAGGAAGCACAAATGCATTTACATCTGCTGAGCATACCAACTATCATTTTGATGTTAACACAGATGGGTTTGAAGAGGCCCTGGACAG ATTTTCCCAGTTCTTTACTAAACCGTTGATGTCTCCTGATGCTACCACAAGGGAAATTAAAGCTGTTGACTCTG AAAACCAGAAGAATTTACTATCTGATCCATGGAGAATGAACCAG CTTCAGAAACATCTCAGTTCTGAAGATCATCCTTATCACAAATTTAGTACAG GTAACCGGGACACTTTGGAAgttaaaccaaaagaaaaaggattagacaCAAGGAATGAGCTTCTCAAATTCTATGAACACAACTATTCTGCCAATATAATGTGTCTAGTTGTATATACTAATG AAAGCCTTGATAAAATTCAAAACATTGTGGAAGTAAAGTTCCAGAATATTAGAAACACCAACAGAAGTCCTTTCCACCCTCCTGGTCAGCCATGTAAATCAGAGCATTTGCAG ATTCTTGTCAAGACTGTCCCAATAAAGCAAGGTCATAAATTGAGAATTTTATGGCCGGTGACCCCTGAGATTCGTCACTACAATGAGGGTCCATGCAGGTATCTTGGTCATCTTATTGGCCACGAAGGAGAAGGGTCTTTATATTACATCTTGAAAACATTGG GATGGGCTACGGGCTTGTCAGCAGGTGAATCAGATTGGAGTTTGGACTTTGCTTTCTTTAAGGTTTCAATTGAGCTTACGGATGTCGGACATG AGCACATACAAGATATCATAGGATTGTTGTTCAAATATGTTGAACTTCTACAACATTCTGGTGTTTGCGAATGGATATTTGAAGAG CTTTCAGCTGTTTGTGAGACCAAGTTTCATTATCAAGACAAAGTTCCTCCAATTGATTATGTTGTTCACATTTCATCAAATATGCAG TTATATCCTCCAAAAGATTGGTTGATAGGATCATCTTTGCCTACTAAGTTCAGCCCAAGTGTTATCAAAATGGTTCTAGATCAGCTTTCTCCAAACAATGTCAG AATCTTTTGGGAATCCAAAAATTTTGAGGGGCATACTGATAGGGTGGAGCCATGGTATGGAACTAAATATTCCATTGAAAAGATTTCCAGCTCTGTGATTCAG GAATGGGTGCATTCTTCTCCTGATCAAAATCTGCATCTTCCGGCTCCCAATATATTCATTCCCACTGACTTGTCGCTCAAGCCTGTGCAAGAGAAA GTAAAATTTCCAGTTTTGTTAAGCAGGTCATCATATTCTGCCTTATGGTACAAGCCGGATACATTATTTTCCACTCCCAAGGCTTACGTAAAGATTGACTTCAATTGCCCGTATGCTGGAAGCTCTCCTGAGGCTGAAGTTTTGACTCATATTTTTACACAATTATTGATGGATTATCTGAATGAATATG cttattatgcCCAGGTTGCCGGTTTAAATTACGGTGTGAATCACACAGATAGTGGTTTCCAG GTGACTGTCCTTGGTTATAATCACAAGTTAAGGATTTTACTTGAAACTATAATTGAAAAGATTTCAACATTCAGAGTGCAAACTGACAGGTTCTCAGTTATTAAG GAAATGGTAACCAAAGAGTACGAGAATTCCAAGTATCAACAACCATATCAACAAGCTATGTACTATTGCTCGTTGATACTTCAAGATCAGACCTGGCCTTGGATGGAACAGCTAGAAGTGCTTCCACTTCTTCAGCCTGAAGATCTTTCAAAATTTGTACCAGCTATGCTCTCAAGATCCTTTTTGGAGTTCTATGTAGCAG GAAATATTGAAGGTAATGAAGCAGAGTTAATGGTTAGACACATAGAAGATGTTCTCTTTAAGTGTTCAAAACCTTTGTGCCAGCCTTTATTTCCATCTCAGCATGTAACAAATCGGGTTGTTAAGCTTGAAAGTGGCACGAGTTACTTCTACCCATCAGAATGTCTTAATCCTAATGATGAGAATTCTGCTCTTGTGCATTATATACAG GTTGGTCGAGATGACTTCAAGCTGAATGTTAAACTTCAGCTTTTTGCCCTTGTTGCAAAGCAAGCAGCCTTCCATCAGCTTCGATCAGTTGAGCAGCTAGGGTACATTACTGTGCTCATGCAAAG GAATGATTGCGGTATACGTGGGCTGCAGTTTATTATCCAATCCACAGTAAAG GGTCCTGGAAATATCGATCAAAGAGTTGAGGCATTTCTGAATATGTTCGAGGCCAAACTACTTGAGATGACAGCTGATGACTTTAAG AGCAACGTAAATGCATTGATAGATATGAAactagaaaaacacaaaaacttgaGGGAAGAATCAGCATTCTTCTGGCGAGAGATTACTGATGGAACTCTGAGGTTTGATAGGAAAGACTTTGAG GTTGAAGCATTAAGACAGCTTACTCTTCAAGAGTTGATAGACTTCTTCAATGAATATGTCAAAGTTGGTGCACCTCAAAAGAAGACTTTGAGTATAAGAGTTTATGGGAACCTCCATTCCGATGATTACAAAGCAGAGACTTCTCAACCAGACTCAGCTAAAATAGAAAATGTTTTCAGTTTTAGAAAATCTCAGTCTCTTTATGGCTCTTTCAAAGGGCTTTCTGGGCAGATGAAATTGTAG